In Paenibacillus sp. FSL M7-0420, a single genomic region encodes these proteins:
- the bshC gene encoding bacillithiol biosynthesis cysteine-adding enzyme BshC, producing the protein MNVVPEPLPGGSALASDYIHQYETVGHLYGGDFRSQESREDRAAWLDCTGSLRADRAEVVSYLRSYNGKYNTHEAVLRSIELLEQPDTLVVTGGQQSGLFTGPLFVVYKAITTIQAAREAAVQLGRPVVPLFWIAGEDHDWDEVNHTYVLNRSGEITRIKLDKGEGPRSSVSEIQVDAESWLQAVTQLDGLLQDSEFKLQLMELVTAASTGAGNMTEAFAKLMGSLFGKFGLILLDSADPALRRLEAPMFASMIERNDELEAAYLAAAERIKASGYELQADVTPGNANLFYIHEGARLLLHKVEGRFADRKATVSFSRSELLELLESHPERFSNNVLTRPLMQDYVLPVLATVLGQGEMAYWAIPHQAFRVLDGQMPLIIPRMSFTVIEGTLRKHMDKYGLSFTDVQTGLDDKRKAWLNAQDELKLEDKFEEIKSAFSGMYEPLIEQLGSIQAGLLKLGSNNKDKIIDQISFLQGKALDAMEKQNEAALRQWERIELSLMPLGKLQERVYNMMYYLNRYGLEWLEELMAVPADYSGTHRIIYM; encoded by the coding sequence ATGAATGTTGTACCGGAACCACTGCCGGGCGGATCTGCGCTCGCCAGCGACTATATACATCAATACGAAACAGTAGGACATTTGTATGGCGGGGACTTCCGCAGCCAGGAGAGCCGGGAAGACCGCGCAGCGTGGCTTGATTGTACAGGAAGCTTGCGGGCAGACCGCGCAGAGGTTGTATCGTACCTGCGCAGCTACAACGGGAAATACAATACCCATGAAGCCGTCCTCCGCTCGATAGAATTGCTGGAACAGCCGGATACCCTAGTGGTGACAGGCGGCCAGCAGAGCGGCTTGTTCACCGGCCCGCTCTTTGTGGTCTATAAAGCCATTACTACGATTCAGGCGGCCCGCGAGGCAGCGGTCCAGCTTGGCCGGCCTGTCGTTCCGCTGTTCTGGATTGCGGGTGAGGACCATGACTGGGATGAGGTCAATCATACCTATGTGCTGAACCGGAGCGGCGAAATTACCCGGATCAAGCTGGATAAAGGCGAAGGACCCCGGTCCTCGGTCAGCGAGATCCAGGTAGATGCCGAGAGCTGGCTTCAGGCGGTTACGCAGCTGGACGGCTTATTGCAGGACAGTGAATTCAAACTGCAGCTGATGGAGCTGGTTACGGCTGCATCCACGGGCGCCGGGAATATGACGGAGGCATTTGCCAAGCTAATGGGGTCTTTGTTCGGCAAATTCGGACTGATTCTGCTGGATTCGGCCGATCCTGCGCTGCGCAGGCTGGAAGCGCCCATGTTCGCTTCCATGATCGAACGGAATGACGAACTGGAGGCGGCCTATCTTGCAGCGGCTGAACGGATTAAGGCGAGCGGATATGAGCTGCAGGCTGATGTGACGCCCGGCAATGCGAATCTTTTCTATATTCATGAAGGTGCAAGGCTTCTGCTCCATAAGGTGGAGGGGCGGTTCGCAGACCGGAAGGCGACTGTCTCATTCTCACGTTCCGAGCTGCTGGAACTGCTGGAGAGCCATCCCGAACGGTTCAGCAACAATGTGCTAACCCGTCCGCTGATGCAGGACTATGTACTTCCTGTACTTGCTACGGTGCTTGGACAAGGGGAAATGGCTTACTGGGCCATTCCGCATCAAGCCTTCAGGGTGCTGGATGGACAGATGCCGCTGATTATTCCGCGCATGTCTTTTACAGTGATTGAGGGAACGCTTCGCAAGCATATGGATAAATACGGCTTGTCCTTCACGGATGTGCAGACGGGTCTGGATGATAAACGCAAGGCGTGGCTGAATGCTCAGGATGAGCTGAAGCTCGAAGACAAATTCGAAGAGATCAAATCAGCATTCTCCGGGATGTATGAGCCGCTGATCGAGCAGCTTGGCAGCATACAGGCAGGTCTGCTGAAGCTGGGCAGCAATAATAAGGATAAGATTATTGACCAGATCTCCTTCCTGCAGGGCAAAGCTCTGGATGCGATGGAGAAGCAGAATGAGGCTGCGCTGCGCCAGTGGGAACGGATTGAGCTATCGCTAATGCCGCTGGGCAAGCTTCAGGAGCGGGTCTACAATATGATGTATTATCTGAACCGGTACGGGCTGGAATGGCTGGAGGAATTGATGGCTGTGCCTGCTGACTACAGCGGAACACACCGTATTATTTATATGTAA
- a CDS encoding ABC transporter ATP-binding protein, whose product MSKNLIEVEGLKKYFNVGKGRVLKAVDNISFSIREGETLGMVGESGCGKTTAGRTVLRLYEPTAGSVKYNGTDIYKLSGGKMKAMRRDMQMIFQDPYASLNPRFTVSDIIGEALDIHNLAGSRQERKKRIEELLDMVGLNHDHATRYPHEFSGGQRQRIGIARSLAVNPKFIVCDEPISALDVSIQAQVVNLLKELQDRLGLTYLFIAHDLSMVKHISDRVAVMYLGKMVELAESEELYANPIHPYTKSLLSAIPVPDPEVEANKKRIHLHDELGSPIYAAGEKTNDSDYELVEVSKGHFVAKQFA is encoded by the coding sequence CTGAGCAAGAATCTGATTGAAGTAGAAGGTCTTAAGAAATATTTCAATGTGGGCAAAGGAAGAGTTCTTAAGGCAGTTGATAATATTAGCTTCTCGATCCGCGAAGGCGAAACCCTGGGTATGGTAGGGGAGTCGGGCTGCGGCAAGACAACTGCCGGCCGTACCGTTCTCCGCTTGTATGAGCCGACTGCAGGAAGCGTGAAATACAATGGTACAGATATCTACAAATTGTCCGGCGGCAAGATGAAGGCGATGCGGCGGGATATGCAAATGATTTTCCAGGACCCGTATGCCTCGCTTAACCCGCGGTTCACCGTGTCTGATATTATCGGTGAAGCACTGGATATTCACAATCTGGCCGGTAGCCGGCAGGAACGCAAGAAGCGGATTGAAGAGCTGCTGGATATGGTTGGACTTAACCATGACCATGCCACCCGTTATCCGCATGAGTTCTCCGGCGGACAACGCCAGCGTATCGGGATTGCCCGTTCACTCGCCGTGAACCCTAAGTTCATCGTCTGTGACGAGCCGATCTCGGCACTCGACGTATCCATCCAGGCGCAGGTCGTTAACCTGCTGAAGGAGCTGCAGGATCGTCTTGGACTGACTTATCTCTTCATCGCGCATGACTTGTCCATGGTTAAGCATATCAGTGACCGTGTGGCCGTGATGTACCTGGGCAAAATGGTAGAGCTGGCGGAAAGCGAAGAGTTGTACGCTAATCCGATCCATCCGTATACCAAATCCCTGCTCTCGGCGATTCCGGTTCCGGACCCAGAGGTTGAAGCCAACAAAAAACGCATTCATCTGCATGATGAGCTGGGCAGCCCGATTTATGCAGCCGGCGAGAAAACAAATGACAGCGATTATGAGCTGGTTGAGGTGTCCAAGGGACATTTCGTAGCCAAGCAATTTGCCTAA
- a CDS encoding ABC transporter permease produces the protein MASDKNLVSQDANLKPEDFRKIGIDERQAEVIQRESLSAWRDSWERLRQNKMAMTALGVLGLIVLAAIFAPFFSKFNYYSNDLLNTNKPPSSDHWFGTDDLGRDIFVRTWYGARISLIVGLAAAAIDLFIGVIYGGIMGYFGGRVDNIMNKISEILYSIPYLLVVILLLVVLEPSLGTIILALTITGWITMSWIVRGEIMQLKNREFVLASRSMGAGSKRLLFKHLLPNAVGPIIVTITLSVPNAIFAEAFLSFLGLGVQAPVASLGSMINDSLTGWLYYPWRFLFPAILISLTMLSFNIFGDGLRDALDPKLKK, from the coding sequence GTGGCTTCTGACAAAAACTTGGTATCGCAGGATGCGAACCTGAAACCGGAAGATTTCCGTAAGATTGGAATTGATGAACGGCAAGCTGAAGTCATTCAGCGCGAAAGTCTGTCCGCCTGGCGGGATTCCTGGGAGCGCCTGCGCCAGAACAAAATGGCAATGACAGCTCTGGGGGTTCTTGGACTGATCGTACTGGCTGCAATTTTTGCGCCGTTCTTCTCAAAGTTCAATTACTACTCTAATGATTTGCTCAACACGAATAAGCCCCCGTCATCCGATCACTGGTTTGGTACAGATGATCTGGGACGCGATATCTTTGTCCGTACCTGGTACGGCGCACGAATCTCACTGATTGTCGGCCTTGCCGCTGCTGCCATTGACCTTTTCATTGGGGTTATCTACGGCGGAATCATGGGTTATTTCGGTGGCCGTGTAGACAATATCATGAATAAGATCTCTGAAATTCTGTACTCCATTCCATACCTGCTGGTAGTTATCCTGCTGCTGGTTGTACTTGAACCAAGCCTTGGTACCATTATCCTGGCGCTGACGATAACAGGCTGGATTACGATGTCCTGGATTGTGCGCGGCGAGATTATGCAGCTGAAGAACCGTGAGTTCGTATTGGCTTCGCGTTCGATGGGTGCAGGGTCCAAGCGGCTGCTATTCAAGCATCTTTTGCCGAATGCGGTTGGACCGATTATTGTAACGATTACGCTGTCCGTGCCGAATGCCATCTTTGCCGAAGCGTTCCTGAGTTTCCTTGGTCTTGGTGTACAGGCTCCGGTAGCTTCACTCGGATCGATGATCAATGACTCGCTGACCGGCTGGCTTTACTATCCGTGGCGTTTCCTGTTCCCTGCGATTCTTATCAGTTTAACGATGCTTTCCTTTAATATTTTTGGTGACGGTCTGCGTGATGCGCTTGACCCTAAGCTGAAGAAATAG
- a CDS encoding ABC transporter permease, producing the protein MVRYIANKFFYMLVSLFVLISATFFLMKAIPGDPFTSEKKIPPEIKARLYEQYGLDKPLYHQYFKYLGDIAQGDLGVSMKRLNQDVTHLIGQTFSASLKLGLIAILVSVIVGVFLGMMAALYHRKFIDSAAMVLAVLGIAVPSFVVASLLQYVFAYKFHMFPVSGFKGPMYYVLPVTALSAQPIAFIARLTRSSMLEVLHADYIKTAKAKGLSWAAILSRHVLRNGILPVVTYMGPMTANIVTGSVVIEQIFGVGGIGKQFVEAIGVRDYTVIMGITIFYGVLLMVARFITDIAYVFIDPRIKLSGGKEG; encoded by the coding sequence ATGGTTCGTTATATTGCCAATAAGTTTTTCTATATGCTTGTTTCGCTATTTGTGCTGATTTCAGCGACCTTTTTTCTGATGAAAGCTATTCCGGGGGACCCGTTTACTTCTGAAAAGAAGATTCCACCAGAAATAAAAGCGCGTTTATACGAGCAATATGGATTGGACAAGCCGCTCTATCATCAGTATTTCAAGTATTTGGGTGACATTGCCCAGGGTGATCTGGGTGTATCCATGAAGCGTCTGAATCAGGATGTAACACACCTGATCGGCCAGACATTCTCGGCGTCTCTGAAGCTGGGGCTTATCGCAATTCTTGTGTCGGTTATTGTCGGAGTCTTCCTCGGCATGATGGCGGCACTCTATCACCGTAAGTTTATTGATAGTGCAGCAATGGTGCTGGCGGTGCTGGGGATTGCGGTTCCGAGCTTTGTAGTCGCCTCGCTCCTGCAATATGTGTTTGCTTACAAGTTCCACATGTTCCCTGTCTCCGGGTTCAAAGGGCCAATGTATTATGTCCTCCCGGTAACGGCGTTATCAGCGCAGCCTATAGCCTTCATAGCGAGGCTGACGCGCTCCAGTATGCTGGAGGTCCTGCATGCAGATTACATTAAGACGGCTAAGGCCAAAGGCCTAAGCTGGGCAGCCATCTTGAGCCGCCACGTGCTGCGTAACGGAATTCTGCCGGTGGTAACCTATATGGGACCTATGACGGCTAACATCGTAACCGGTTCGGTCGTTATTGAGCAGATCTTCGGTGTCGGCGGGATCGGCAAGCAATTTGTCGAAGCGATTGGCGTCCGTGATTATACCGTTATTATGGGGATTACCATCTTCTATGGTGTACTGCTTATGGTAGCGCGGTTTATCACCGACATTGCTTATGTGTTTATAGATCCGCGTATCAAACTATCTGGCGGAAAGGAGGGCTAA
- a CDS encoding peptide ABC transporter substrate-binding protein, protein MKKSKSLLLMIAMVLVIGTVLAGCGGNKNNANSGTNAAATTAPEGSTNTGTTGDEKLAADQTLRVNLTAEPPTFNPAQAQDSQANTVLKTMYEGLTRMNDETGQAEPGIAEKWDISADGLVYTFHLRDAQWSNGDPVEAADFVRAWKIVLDPNTDPTAPYAYQLYYLKNGEEYYTKKVADFNEVGVKAVDAKTLEVTLKAPTPYFLGLLSFYTYYPVHKSVEGNAKWATSKDTMITNGAFTLTEWTTGQSLQVSKNDKYWDAANIKLAKIDFSLVNSGATELLSYKNGELDRAGAPHGEIPQEQVPIVQKELPNEFQRKGIASTYYYEFNITEKPFDNVKIRKALAMSINRQSLIDNVAQGGQLPAFGYVPPGIAGADGEYRTAVKDDYFKEDIEGAKALLKEGLAEEGLTELPPVELSYNTSEGHKKIALAVADMWKQALGITVNTVNQEWAVFIDNRQNLNYQIARAGWTADYNDPMTFLDMWVTGGGNNDTGYANPEYDKLIQEAKTSSDLAKRQELFAQAEKMIIQDDMILIPFYYYTNNSLTKEYLKGVTLDFSGAIDFTRAYLLEH, encoded by the coding sequence ATGAAGAAGAGTAAAAGTCTATTGCTCATGATCGCAATGGTTCTCGTGATCGGCACAGTGCTTGCTGGCTGCGGCGGTAACAAGAACAATGCGAACAGCGGCACCAATGCAGCGGCGACGACTGCACCAGAGGGCAGCACGAACACAGGAACAACAGGTGACGAGAAGCTGGCTGCTGACCAGACACTTAGAGTCAACCTGACTGCAGAACCACCTACGTTTAACCCTGCACAAGCTCAGGACAGCCAAGCCAACACCGTCCTGAAAACTATGTATGAAGGCCTGACCCGCATGAATGATGAAACTGGCCAAGCTGAGCCGGGTATTGCTGAAAAGTGGGATATTTCCGCTGACGGACTGGTATATACGTTCCACCTGCGTGATGCACAGTGGAGCAACGGTGACCCTGTAGAAGCTGCTGATTTCGTTCGCGCATGGAAAATCGTGCTCGACCCTAACACAGATCCTACTGCACCTTACGCTTATCAATTGTACTACCTGAAGAATGGTGAAGAATACTACACTAAGAAAGTTGCAGATTTCAACGAAGTGGGCGTAAAGGCTGTAGATGCGAAAACTCTTGAAGTTACGCTGAAAGCACCAACTCCTTACTTCCTTGGCCTTCTGTCCTTCTATACTTATTACCCTGTACACAAATCCGTTGAGGGTAATGCTAAATGGGCTACAAGCAAAGACACTATGATCACTAACGGTGCGTTCACACTGACTGAGTGGACTACCGGCCAATCCCTGCAAGTTAGCAAGAACGATAAGTACTGGGATGCTGCCAACATCAAGCTGGCTAAAATCGACTTCTCCCTGGTTAACAGTGGAGCAACTGAACTCTTGAGCTACAAGAACGGCGAGCTTGACCGCGCTGGCGCACCTCACGGTGAAATCCCGCAAGAACAGGTGCCAATCGTACAAAAAGAGCTTCCTAACGAATTCCAGAGAAAAGGTATCGCAAGTACCTACTATTATGAATTCAACATCACTGAAAAACCGTTTGACAATGTAAAAATCCGTAAAGCTCTTGCAATGTCTATTAACCGTCAATCGCTGATTGACAACGTAGCACAGGGCGGACAACTTCCAGCATTCGGGTATGTACCTCCAGGTATCGCGGGCGCTGACGGTGAATACCGTACTGCAGTTAAAGACGACTACTTCAAAGAAGATATTGAAGGAGCCAAAGCATTGCTGAAAGAAGGTCTGGCTGAAGAAGGTCTGACTGAGCTGCCACCGGTTGAATTGTCTTACAATACAAGTGAAGGCCACAAGAAAATTGCTTTGGCTGTAGCTGATATGTGGAAACAGGCTCTGGGTATCACTGTTAACACGGTGAACCAGGAGTGGGCAGTATTCATCGACAACCGTCAGAACCTGAACTACCAGATCGCACGTGCCGGCTGGACTGCGGATTACAATGATCCAATGACCTTCCTGGATATGTGGGTAACAGGCGGCGGTAACAATGATACAGGTTACGCTAACCCTGAGTATGACAAACTGATTCAAGAAGCGAAAACAAGCTCTGACCTGGCAAAACGCCAAGAATTGTTTGCTCAGGCTGAGAAAATGATCATTCAGGATGACATGATCCTGATTCCGTTCTACTACTACACCAACAACTCCCTGACTAAAGAGTACCTCAAAGGTGTAACTCTTGACTTCAGCGGTGCCATTGACTTCACTCGTGCTTACCTGCTTGAGCACTAA
- a CDS encoding DUF3397 domain-containing protein → MEFLRNSFGVLSVIPIVPFLIVYFAGIGLRHDKRKTMMLAMDVTTLFLLLSVSGLFNIIFDSTFGFFLILLIVLISAGLIGGAQNRLKGGVDGKRLLRAVWRLSFFFLGVGYVLFMVVGLIQYISQAM, encoded by the coding sequence TTGGAATTTCTCCGGAATTCGTTCGGCGTGTTAAGCGTTATTCCGATTGTTCCTTTTTTGATTGTGTATTTCGCAGGAATCGGGCTGAGGCATGATAAGAGGAAAACGATGATGCTGGCGATGGATGTAACTACCTTATTTTTATTGCTGTCAGTTTCGGGACTGTTTAATATCATTTTTGACTCAACCTTTGGATTCTTTCTTATACTACTTATTGTATTAATATCCGCAGGACTGATTGGCGGCGCGCAAAACCGCCTCAAAGGAGGGGTGGACGGAAAACGGTTACTTCGTGCTGTGTGGCGGCTTTCTTTCTTTTTCCTGGGCGTAGGTTACGTATTATTTATGGTGGTAGGCCTCATTCAATACATATCACAAGCGATGTAA